The DNA window GCGCTGTCGACCGCCCCCTCCTCCGCCTGCGTAGACTGCGGGGGTGCCTGCTCGAGAATGCTCCCGGACCGCCTGCTCCAGTCCCGCTGTCAGCTCGCTGACCTTCGTGTACGAGGATTCCACCGCGGTGCTGGGTCCGCTGTCGCGGCTCAGCGAGCCCCACGCCTACGACCTCTGCCGGGACCACGCCTCACGCATGACGGCACCCCGCGGATGGGAGCTGCTGCGGGTCGCCGGGGCGGAGGAGGTCAGCGACGATCTGGTCGCCCTGGCCGATGCCGTGACGCGTCGACAGGACCCCGCGGAGACCACCTCGCCCGCGACCGCACCGGGCTCCGGGCGGACCCCGTCCACCCGCCCGGGCGTCGAGCACCGCGCCCCCGGGCCGGGCGAGCAGACCTCGCCCCGCCACCTCCACGTCGTCAGGAGCCCCCGTGACTGAGCAGAGCACCCCACAGACCTCCGCCGCCCCCGGGCGCAGCGATCTCTCCGGCATCGTGCTCGCCAACGACGTGCGCGGCCGCGCCGGTGACACCCTCACACCGGAGATCGCCCGTGCCCTTGGTGCGGCCTTCGCCGACCAGCTGGATGCCCCCGCGATGATCGTCGCCCACGACATGCGCCTGAGCTCACCGGAGCTGTCGCGAGCGGTGATCGAGGGGGCCGTGCGTCGCGGTGCGATCGTCGCCGACGCCGGGCTGTCCTCGACCGATCAGCTCTACTGCGCCTCCGGCCTGCACCACGCCGCCGGCGTGATGGTCACCGCCTCCCACAACCCCGGCGGTGACAACGGCTTCAAGCTGTGCCTGCCGGGTGCTCGCCCCATCGGGCGGGACTCCGGTCTCGAGGAGGTCCGTCGCGGAGCCGAGGCGTATCTCGACGCCGGCGAGATCCCGCAGAGCGGCGAGGGACGCGCCGAGGGCATCGACACGCTCGAGGACTACGTGGCAGCTCTCCAGGGCCTCGTCCCCCTGCCCGCCGGGCGCTCCGTCAAGGTCGTCGTCGACGCGGGCAACGGCATGGCCGGGCGCACCGCGCCCGCGGTCCTGGGGACGCTCGACCAGGTGGAGCTCATCGGTCTCCACCTCGAGCTCGACGGCAGCTTCCCCCACCATCCTGCCGATCCGCTGCGGCCGGAGAACCTGCGCGACCTGCAGGAGGCGGTGATCCGGGAGGGGGCCGACCTCGGTCTCGCCTTCGACGGGGACGCCGATCGCTGCGTGGTCCTGGACGAGCACGGGACCCCGGTGCCGCCCTCGGCGATCACCGCCCTCATCGCTCAGCGGGAGATCGCGCGTGCCCGCGCGGGCGGGCAGGACCGACCGGCCGTGGTCGCGAACCTGGTCTCCTCCCGTCACGTCGCCGAGGCGGTCCAGGAGGCGGGCGGCGAGCACGTGCGCACCCCCGTCGGTCACACGCTGATCAAGACGATCATGGCCGAGCACGGTGCGGTCTTCGGCGGGGAGCACTCCGCGCACTACTACTTCCGCGACTTCTACTTCGCCGACTCGGGCATGCTCGCCGCCCTGCACGTGCTGACCGCGCTGGTCGAGACCGACGGCACGGCCTCCGAGCTGGTCTCGGCCCACTCCCCGTACGTGGCCAGCGGGGAGATCAACTCCCGCGTGGCCGACGCGCCCGCGGCCCGGGAACGGGTGCGCGCGCACGTCGTCGCTTGGCCCGGGGTGAGCACCGATGATCTCGACGGCCTCACCGTCGAGCACTGGGGTGAGGAGCTCCCGGCCGAGGAGCGGTGGTGGTTCTCGCTGCGCTCCTCGAACACCGAGCCGCTGCTGCGCCTGAACGTCGAGGCTGTGGAGGAGGCGACCATGGTCCGGATCCGGGACGAGGTGCTCGCGATCGCGACGGCCGACGCGACGGGGATGCCTGCTGCGGGCGACGGCGCTGACGACGCGGCCGACGGAGCCTCGGCGGTTCCGCTCGGGAACCCGGATGACACGAGGTCGGCTGACGAGACCTCGGCGGCCGTCGGCACAGGATCACCCGCCGGCACGGAGCTGCCCGCCGGCACGGAGCTGCCCGCCGGTGCGAGCGGCGCGGACGTCCCCGAGTGGGTGCGGTCCATCCTGCGCTGCCCCGACTGCGGCGGCGAGCTGCGCGATGTGGAGCGTGCCCTGCAGTGCACGAGCTGTGCTCACGTCCACCCGGTCGAGGGCGGCATCCCGGTGCTGATCGAGGGGCGGAACGAGGCTCCGACGCCGTCCTGAGCTCCGGACCGCTCAGGCGGTGAACGGCGTGGAGCGCACCTCGAGGGACAGCTCCCGCTGGCGCTCCTGACGTCGGCGCAGCAGCTGCTCGTCCCGATGCGAGCGCTCGGAGGTCACCGCCGCGAGGAACTCCTCGGGATCGGTCCCCGGCGGCGGAGCCGGGGCCACGTGCGGCAGGGTGCGGTGCAGCAGATCGCGGGACAGCTGCCGCCGCGACTCGGGGTTGATCGTGGCGGCCCGGGGCAGGAACGAGCGGATGTCCTGCATGAGGGGGAGCGGGAGCCGGCCGACATCCGCGCTGCGCGCCCAGTCCCGCAGCGACTCCGGCACCTCGACACGCTGCGGGGTCATGCTGCGCATGCGCTCCTGGATCACCATCGTGCCGGCCAGGAGATCACCCACCCTCCGGGATCGGCGATCGATCACCGAGCAGGTCAGCGCGACCGCCCCGGAGGTGGACCAGATCTCGAACATCGCCATCACCGCGCGGAGCAGGCTCTGGCGCACGTGCACCGGGCCGCCGTCGTCACGCACCACGCGCGTGCCCATCGCCAGGCGACCCACCGAGCGCCCGCCCAGCAGCAGCTCGCACAGCACGGGATAGCCCACGTAGGTGAGAACGGACATCAGCACGACCCCGGCGGCGAGGTATCCGTCGTCCAGGTCCATGCGCGCCGCGGCCCAGACCAGGCCGATCGAGCCGCCGACGAGCAGGGCCAGCTGGAGCACTCCGTCGATCGCCGCGGAGATCATGCGGACCGCGAAGGACGCCGGGCGCAGATCGAGCACGACCGCGTCGCCGGTGACCAGGGCATCGTCGGCTCGTGGGGAGGAGACCGCTGCTGCCGCGCCGAGAGATGCCATGGGCCCATCCTGACACCGCGGTCGGTTCCGCGTCAGTGCCGACCGTCGGCTTCCGACGCCCTGGCGTCCGACTTTCGTCGGCGGTCCGCGGCGAGGCGGGAGCCTAGTCTGGCGTGGTGGACACCGACGCCTTCATCGCCGTGCACCGACCGCAGTGGGAGCGGCTCCAGCAGCTGACGCGGAGCCGCGCTCTCGACGCGGCCGGCATCGATGAGCTGCTCTCCCTGTACCAGGAGACCTCGACCCATCTGTCCACCGTCCGATCCACCAACCCGGACCCGGCGCTGATCTCGCGCCTCTCCCTGCTCGTGCACCGCGCCCGGCTGCGGATCACCGGGGCCCGGATCCCGCTGTGGAAGCACGCCCGGAACTTCTTCTGGGAGGACCTGCCCTCCACCCTGTACGAGGCCCGATGGACGGTGGCGCTGTCCGCCGGACTCTTCCTGCTGGCGGCCGTGGTCAGCGGTCTGTACTTCGGCCTGGACTCCACGGCGCGGGCGATGGTGGTCCCCGAGGCGGATCAGCGCAAGCTCGTCGAGCAGGACTTCGTGAGCTACTACTTCCAGGGCGAGGCCTCGGGCTTCGCCGCCCAGGTGTGGACGAACAACGCCTGGATCACGGTCCAGGCCGTCGTGTTCGGCGTCACCGGGTTCTGGCCGGTGGTGATGCTGCTGCAGAACGGACTGAACGTGGGGCTGTCCGCCGGGGTGATGGGTGCCCATGGCGGGCTGGGCACCTTCTTCGTGTACATCCTCCCGCACGGTCTGCTGGAGATCACCTCGGTGCTGGTCGGCGCCGGGGCCGGGCTCCGCACCTTCTGGGCCTGGGTGAGACCCGGGCAGATGCCACGGCTGTGGGCGCTCTCCCACGCGGCGAGGGCCCTGGTCACGGTCGCGATCGGGCTCGTGCCGGTGCTGCTGGTCTCGGGATTCATCGAGGGCTTCGTGACGCCGAGCTCGCTGCCGCCCGCGCTGCGGATCGCCATCGGCGCGGCGGCGTGGATCGCCTTCCTGGTGTTCATGCTGGGTCGCGGCCGTCAGGTCCATCGCGCCGGCGTGACCGGCGACCTCTCCGAGGAGCTGGTCGGCGCCCGCGTGGCGACCGCCGGCTGACCGGCGCCGCGGCGCAGGGTCGGCCGATCGTGGTCGGTCCGTCTCGGCACGGCGAGCCTGTCGGGGCCGACCCGTCCGTCGGCTGCAGTCGGCCTGGTCGGGTACTGGCGCCACGGCAACGAGTATGCCGATATCGCCGCAGTCATCGCTCCTGCGCCAGCAGACGTCCATGACGCCACGAGCACCCGCCCTGCGAGGCCTGATCGGACGGCCGCGCCGTGCTGGGCGGTCATACTGGGCTTGTGACGAGCACTCTGAGCGGGTTGCCCCGACACGTGCTTCCCGCCCTGCAGGAGCTGTGGTCGGACTTGCCCTGGCACCGAGCGCGGGAAGCACATGGTGCCTTCCACCATGTGCTGCTGCTGCCTCCGGTCGCAGCGCTGCGGATCCGTACGGGCACCGCGCACGTCTCCGCGATCGACCGTGAGCACTCGGTCGCAGCGGCGCTGTCCGCGGCACGCCTGCGGGTCCCGCGTCCGATCCGGGAGCCCGTGCACGCCACCGGTTGGTCGGCGATGGCTGTCGAGTTCGTGCCCGGGGCCGGTCGCGAGGCACGCACCTGGGAGGAGGACAGGTCCGGCCTCCTCGCGATGCTGGAGAGCCTCGCCGACGCCGGGAGGAGCCATCCTGAGCTCGAGGAGTCGCTCCCGGCGGCGCGGGCGTGGTGCGGCGGCGAGGAGTGGCCCGATCTCGTGGACGAGCTGACCGGACCGGATGCCACCGTGCGGGCCGCCGCACGCCGCCGCGTGGATGCCGTCCTGGAGGTGGAGGCCACGGCGGAGCGCTCGCCGATCCACGGCGACCTCGGCTGGCACAACATCCTGGAGGAGCCCACCCGCGGGCCGATGCTGATCGATGTCGACCATGCGGCCTGGGCGGATCCGGCGATGGACATCGCTCCGCTGCTCGCCGTCTATGGCCGCCGGGCGATGTCCGCGGACATCCCCGACCGGACTCTGGATCGGGCCGCAGCGCATCGACGGGTCCTCTCGCTGCAGGTGGCCGTCGCAGCAGAACTCCGAGGTGACGTGAGGCTGCGGGATCATGCACTGCAGAACTTCGCCCGGAGGATCCGGAGCAGGGACCCGCAGTGGTGACCTCCGCCAGCGGTCCCCCGGGGGAGAATGGTGCCATGCAGAGCCGCAGCGAGGAACGGGACTTCTCCGGATACAACGCCGCACAGGAGGCCCGGCCCGTCCGGCCGCTCGCGGTCGCCGCTGTCGAGGCGCTGGATCTCGGGCCCGCGCGAACCGCGCGCACGGCGATCGAGCTCGGCTGCGGGCGGGGCATCGAGGCACGTTTCCTCGCCGAGAACGAGTTCGCGGTGCACACCTACGATGCCGATCGCAGCGTCGAGCAGCTCCTCGTGGAGCTGGGACAGGTCCTGCCTATCACCCACTCGACCATCGACCTCGCGCAGATCACCGCTCTGCCCTCTGCGGATCTGGTGCTCTCCTGCGCGACGCTTCCCTTCGTGCGCCGGGAGGCGTTCCCGACGCTCTGGAGCATCATCCGGGAGTCGCTGCGCCCGGGCGGGGTCCTCGCCGTGGATCTCTTCGGGATCGTGACGGCTGGGCGGCGACCGACGGCACCTTCCTCACCCGGAACGAGGTGGAGGAGCTCCTGCACGGGCTCGAGGTGGTCGATCTGGTCGAGGAGGAGCGGGAGGGCAGGTCCTTCGGCGGGGCCAAGCACTGGCACACCTACCGCGTCGTCGCCCGGAGCAGCTGAGGCCGCCGCCGCATCGCGTCCGGCTCGCCGTGGTCGGGTACGGGCGCCACCGCGAGGGGTATGCCGATATCTCCGCAGTCATCGCCCAGGCGCCAGCAGACGACCAATGCGGCGGCCGGCCCGAGCGGCCGACGACCAGTGCAGCGATCGGCCCGATCAGCTGACGACCAGTGCAGCGGCTGCCCCGAGCAGCCGACGACCAATGCGGCGGCCGCCCCGCGCTCGCCGTCCCGAGCGCGGCGCGGGAGGGGTCGCAGGACGGCGTCGGACCGGCGACGTCCGGCGACGGCGTCACAGCCGGCCGGCCGCCTTGAGCGCGAGGTAGGCGTCGGCGAGAGCCTGGGGAGCCCGCTCGGGCGGGGCATCGACCACATGGGCGCCGACGCGCTCGAGCGCGTGGGAGACCCCCGCGCGTTCGGTGCGGGCCTGCTCGGCGGCGGCCGCCGTGTACACCGAGTCCAGATCGCCCCGACCGGAGGCGAGCTCGTCGAGAGCAGGATCGGAGACCGAGGCGACCACCAGCGGATGATCCCTGGCCAGCCGTGCGGCCACCGGCAGCAGCCCTCCGTGGATCACCGGCTCCTCGACCGGGGTGATCAGCACGACGAGGGAGCCGCGTCGGGTGCGCTCGGTGATCGTGCTCGCGGCGAGCTCCCAGTCGGTCTCCACCAGGGCGGGGTCCACCGCGGCGGTCGCGGCGACCATGTCGTGCAGCACCTTGGTGCGGGTCGAGCCGAGCACCGAGACGTGGGGGATGCGATCCACGCACACCAGGTCCACGCGGTCCCCGGCCTGTCCGGCCAGGGCGGTCAGCAGCAGCGCCGCGTCGAAGGCGGCATCCAGCCGGGTGGCCTCCCCGAGCCGGCCGGCGGAGGTGCGGGAGGTGTCCACGACGATCAGCACGTGGCGGTCCCGCTCGGGCCGCCAGGTGCGCACCACGACGCTGCGCCGCCGGGCGGTGGCGCGCCAGTCGATCGAGCGCACGTCGTCGCCGTCGACGAAGTCCCGCAGGGAGTCGAACTCGGTGCCCTGTCCCCGCTGGTGGATGGCGGCCAGGCCCTCGATCTCCCGGAGCCGCTGGACGCGGGAAGGGAGGTGTCGGCGGGAGCCGAAGGGATGCAGGGCGAGGAGCCTGCCCGGGGCGTCGACCGCAGCGGTGCGCCGTGCGAGGCCGAGCGGGCCCCGCGAGGCGACCAGCAGGGCCCGCGAGCGATGCTCTCCGCGCCGGGTCGGGGTGAAGACCTGGTTCACAGCCCGTCGCTCCTGGGCGGGGAGGCGCAGCGCGGAGCGCTGTGCATCGAGCCCGGCCGTCGGGTTCCAGGCGTCGCGCACCTCGAGGGAGGCGTTCCGTGAGGTCGGATTGATCAGCAGCAGGCGTCCGGTGACGGTGTTGCCGAGCCGGACCTGCGTGGGGGACTCCCGTCGGACGCGCAGGCGGCGCGGGTCCGCGGCCAGCAGCGCATCGGCGAGGACCACCAGGGCCCACACCACGGCCAGGAGCGCCAGCACCCACCACCGGGGCCACAGCACGATCACCGGCAGCGCGAGCAGCGCCACCAGTGCCGCGCGAGGGGTCAGGGAGATCCGCATCGGCGCGTCCTCAGCGGGGGACCGGCACGGAGGCGAGGGTGGCGGCGAGGACGGCCTCGACCTGGGTGCCCTCGAGCTCCGCCTCGGTGGTCAGCCGGACGCGGTGGGAGAGGGTCGAGGGAGCCATCGTCTTGACGTCGTCGGGGGTGATGAAGTCCCGCCCGGTGAGGTAGGCCCAGGCCCGAGCGGTGCGCAGCAGCGCGATCGCGCCACGGGGCGAGACCCCGAGGGCGAGGCTGGGGGAGCGGCGGGTCGCCCGGCACACGTCGACGATGTACTGGACCACCGGGTCCTCGGCGACGACGCGGGCCACGTCCTGCTGGGCGCGGTGCAGCGAGGGGACGTCCACCACGGCGCGCAGACCCGTGGCGGCGAGGTCCGTGGTGTCGAAGCCGTCCGCGTGGCGGCGCAGCACGTCCACCTCCACCTCGCGATCGGGCAGGGGCATCACCGCCTTGAGCAGGAAGCGGTCCAGCTGCGCCTCGGGAAGCGTGTAAGTGCCGTCGAACTCGATCGGGTTCTGGGTGGCGATCACGAGGAACGGGTCCGGCAGCGGGCGGCTGGCGCCGTCCACCGTCACCTGACGCTCCTCCATCGCCTCGAGCAGCGCCGACTGGGTCTTCGGGGGCGTGCGGTTGATCTCGTCAGCCAGCAGGAGGTTGGTGAACACAGGTCCCTCGCGGAAGACGAGGTCGCTGGTGGTGTTGTCGTAGATCAGCGAGCCGGTGATGTCGCCCGGCATCATGTCGGGGGTGAACTGGACGCGCCGCATGCGCACATCCATGGCGGCGGCCAGGGAGCGCACCAGCAGGGTCTTGGCCACGCCGGGAACGCCCTCGAGAAGTACATGGCCGCGGCACAGCAGGGCGACGACGAGGCTGGTCACCGCAGCGTCCTGGCCGACGACGCCCTTGTGGATCTCGTCCGAGAGCAGCTGCAGCCGGCTGCGCGAGTCCTGGTCGAGGTCCGGTCCGGAGGGGGCGGGGGCACCGGTTCCGTGGGCGGGTCCGGGAACGGCGCCGGGGGTGGTGTCGGTCATCGGTCGATCTCCTTCTCGAGATGGTCGAGGTCGTGCGCGAGACGGACGAGGTCCGGATCGCTGGTGACGGGGGTGGGGCCGAGCAGGGTGCGCAGCTGTTCCGGGGTGCGCCTCGAATGCGGGGCGAGCGCCGCGATCAGTCCGTCGAGGGAGGACTCATGGTGCAGTCCCAGACGGTCGGCCAGGCGGATGGAGGTCGCCGTGCGCAGCGATGCGGCGGCGGCATCGCGGGACCCGGAGCGCTGGAGCAGCCGTGCGCGACCCAGCACCAGCTCCTGGGGTCGGACGGTGACGGGCAGAGGTTCGATGACCACCGGGCCGAACCGCCGACCGAGGGCCACGAGCGCGACGACGGTGACGAGCAGCAGCCACAGCACGACCGGACCCGCCCAATCGGGAAGGAAGCCGAGCGGGGTCTGGGAGGTGGCCGCCATCGGGTCGTTCGCCGAGGGCACGTACCAGCTGAGATCGTCCTGGGCTCCCAGCAGGTTCAGGGCCAGCGCGGAGTTGTCGGCGTGGCCCACTCCGGCGTTGGTCAGGAGGTCCGCACTGCCCAGCACGACCAGCCCGTCGTCCTCGACCACGAGGGAGCCCTTCTCGGTGCTGAAGCAGCCCTGGGTCCCGTCGGCGGGCCGGTAGAGGAGGGCGGCGCTCCGGATGGTGTCCGCCTCGGCGGGGATCTCGAGCACCCGCGCGCGGTGGGAGAGGTCGGCGCAGCCGGGGCCGGCATCGACCCGGGCCTTCGTGCGCAGCGATCCGACGGGGGTGATCTCCGAGCCGAGGGAGGACAGGGCCATGCCATCTGGCTGGACGAGCACCAGGGTGCCGCCGGTGCGCTCCTGCGCCTCCGCGAGGGCGGTGAGCTGCCGGTCGCCGAGGCGGCCGGGGTCCGTGACCAGCACGGTGCTCCCCTCGTCGAGGGCGTCGACCGCGTCGGCCGTGTGACGGTCCACGTCGACCGTGACCCCGAGGCCCTCCAGCACCTGGACCACTGCCTTCGAGCCCTGCGCGGTGGGTGCGTCGGGTTCGAGGGGACCATCGCGGTAGTGGCCGCGCGCCACGGCGGCGAGCACGGCGGCGAGAACTGCGATCACCATGATGGTGACGAGGACGGGGTGCCGGCGGTCGGTGTCGGGGACGGACGACGGGCCCGTCGGGCCCTGGGCGGTGCGCGCGGACAGGGCGGCGGCAGGGGCGAGGCTCATGCTGCGCCGCCCGTCCCGGTGGTGGGAGCGCCCGACGCGACGGAAGCCTCCGCGCCGATGCCCGACGGCTCCAGGGCCGAGAGATCGGGGGAGGACTCGGCGATGTACACGGCAAGACGCAGCAGGTCATCCGCCTGCTTTGAGGAGGCCTGCCGGTGCGAGTAGGCGGCGGTGTCGAAGGCGTCGGCACCGCGCTGCAGGCGCCCGCGCAGCTCCGGGAAGGAGGCGCTGGCGCGGGAGGCCGCCTCGTGCGCGGTCATCCCGGCGGCGACGTCGAGCAGGGTCCTCTCCTCGAGGTCGCGCACCAGGGCGCGCAGCGCCAGCACCGTGCCGTCGTCCAGGCGGCCCGCGGCGATCGACTCCTCCGCGGCCCGGCGCAGCTGGGCGGCGCTGAGGACGGGCTCGGCGTCGAGCTCCGGGTCGACGGAGAGGGCGTGGCTGCGGCGGATCAGCCCGGTGCGTCGCAGCACCAGGAAGGCGGCGGCGCCGAGGGCGAGCAGGATCAGCACCGCGATGCCGGCCTGGGTGGTGGACGAGCCGTCGATCCCGTCGAGGACTCCCACCAGCCACTTCTCGATGGAGCCGAGCAGCCACTGGATGAAGCCGGGGGAGTCGTCGTACTCGGCCTTGGACAGCTCCTCGAGGGTCCGTGTTCGGGCCTCGTCGGGATCCAGAGGAGGGCCGGCCATGATCATCGTGCGCCGCCCTCGGCCCAGGCGTCCCGCGCCCGACGGGTCAGCTCCACGTCCCAGGCCTCATGACGCATCCGGCTGTCCGCGTAGACGGCCACGAAGCCGGAGGAGAGGAACGGGGCGAGCACGAAGGTGGCGGCGTAGCTGCCCAGCATCGTGAGGATCGTCAGCACCACCACGCCCGCGACCACGCCCTCGAAGCCGGTCGCGAGCAGGATGACGAGATAGGCGACGAAGGCGACGGTTCCGAAGACTCCGCTGATGACCTGCACCGCGAGGTAGTAGACGAGGTACACAAGCAGCGAGGTGCCCAGCACCCGCCACATCCTGCGCCCGCGCGTCAGCACGAGGCTCCGGCGGATCGCGCCGAGCACCGTGGCGTCCTCGAGGACGAGGGCCGGGACCGCGAGCAGGGTGCGCGCCCAGATCCAGAGGACCGCGAGTGCTCCGAGCACGGCTCCGATCACGATCGGCACGACGGTCAGCCAGCTCGCCTCCTGGAGCACCAGGACGGGCACCAGACCCAGGCCCACCAGCAGCACGAGGGCCGCCATGCTGAGCACCCCGATCAGCAGGCTCACGGCCGTGGCCGGCAGCCAGCGCCGACGCATCGTCGCCCACATCTCGGAGGTGGGCGCGTGCTCGCCCACTGCCTCGCCGAGCGCGACCCGCGTCAGGGCCACGGTGACCAGCGCCGTGGAGACGAGGCTGATCACCGTGGTCACGGCGGTGGAGACCAGGAAGAGCACCAGGTCCCTCAGCGAGCTGAGACCGGTGACGTCGCTCGTCGCCTCGGTGTCCTCGATCATCGACTGCATGTCGCCGAACATCGGCACCATGGATGCCCCGGTCGCGAGGGTGATGATCACGAAGGCGACGCCGTAGACGGCGGCGGCCACGCCGAGGACGGACTTCGGGCGCAGGCGGTAGATCCGCACCGCGGCGCCGAACACCTCCGCCAGGCCCAGCGGGCGCAGCGGGAACAGCGGCAGCGCCTGCGTCAGCTCGCGGCGCGGCCCGCCGGACGCCGGGCCGCCGGGGCCGCTCGACGCGGTCGCCGTGAAGGGCCCCTCCGCGACGGGCGTCGGGTCCGACTCATCGCCGCCGGTCGCCCCCGGGGCGGTCCACTGCGTGCTCATCCGTCCTCCTGCTGGTCGTGGTTCCTGCTGTCCGCACCGACCGTGGCCGAGCGCTCGGGAGCAGAACTCCTGAGGTGACACTACGGAGTGCCGGGCCCCGGGCCGATCCGACGATCGTCGACGACCGTGCATCTTCCGGACACCGCTGCGGGATCGGGCGCCGCCCGCGGACCGGACACCCCTGGCGGGCCGACCTCCAGGGACCTGACCGGGAGCGGTGGCACAATGACCTCCATGACGACGACTTCACGGATCCTCGTGGTCGATGACGATCAGGCCATCGCCGAGATGGTCGGCATCGTCCTGCGCGGGAAGGGCTACGAGGTCGCCACCTCGCCCGACGGCGCCTCGGCCCTCGAGACCTTTCCCCGGCTGCGGCCCGATCTGGTCCTGCTGGACCTGATGCTGCCCGGGATGGACGGCATCGAGGTGTGCCGCAGGCTCCGCCACGAGTCCGGCGTGCCGATCATCATGCTCACGGCCCGCACCGACACCGCGGATGTCGTCGAGGGCCTCGAGGCCGGCGCCGACGACTACCTCACCAAGCCCTTCGAGCCGGAGGAGCTGGTCGCGCGCATCAAGGCCCGCGTGCGTCGGGTCGACGAGCCCACCACGGAGAAGCTGAGCATCGGCGACCTCACCATCGACGTCGACGGCCATGAGGTGCGCCGCGGGGAGGACCTGATCTCCCTGACCCCGCTCGAGTTCGACCTGCTCACCCAGCTCGCGCGCAAGCCGTGGCAGGTGTTCACCCGCGACGTCCTGCTGCGCGACGTGTGGGGCTACCGCCACAGCGCGGACACCCGCCTGGTCAACGTCCACGTCCAGCGGCTCCGTTCGAAGATCGAGCACGATCCGGAGAACCCCGAGATCGTCGTGACGGTGCGAGGAGTCGGCTACCGTGCCGGAGGCGGGTCCTGAGAGCATCGGCACGCAGGTGAGCACATTCCTCGACGACGGGCGGGCCGTCTCGAGGAGCATGCGCCTGGCGCGCGCCGCCGACCCGCGCAGCTGGCCCCTCGCCCTCCGGGTCGTCATGGTGACGACCCTGCTGGCGCTCGTGGCCCTGCTGACCGTCGGCGCCTATCTCTCCTCCGTGATCGCCGACGGGCTCTACGAGCAGCGGCGCGACCGCGTGCTCGAGGACACGCTCGAGGTCAGAGGGGATCTCTCCGAGACGCTCTCCGAGGTCTCCGGGGCGACCAGCACCCAGCAGCAGGACGCCGTCAACGCCTTCGTGCAGACCGCCGGCGGGCAGGGCGGGGGCGACCGGCGCGAGGTGGTCCTCATCCCGGTGGAGACCTCGGGGACGCTGCTGCCGGTGGCCTCCTCGGACGGGTCCCTGTTCAACGAGATCGACGACGAGCTCTCGGCCGCCGTCGGCGAGCAGCCGGACTCACTGTCCTGGCGGTCGATCGGTCGCGAGGACGCCGCGGGCAGGACTCATCCCGCCCTGCTGGTGGGGACCCGGGTGATCGTCCCCGGGGGAGGCTCCTACGACCTCTACCTCGTCTACTCCCTCGAGGAGGAGCAGGAGTCGCTCGCCTTCGTGCAGCGCGTGATCCTCGGCGGAGGGACCGTGCTGCTGGCCCTGATCGTGGGCATCGCGATCGTCGTGGCGCGCATGGTCACCACCCCGCTGAAGCGGGCGGCGCACGCCGCGGAGAGGCTCGCGGCCGGCGACCTGACCAGCCGCGTCGAGGTCGAGGGGGGAGACGAGCTGGCCCGGGTGGGGGACTCGTTCAACGAGATGGCCCGCAACCTCGAGCAGAAGGTCGCCGACCTCACCGAGCTCTCCCATGTCCAGCAGCGCTTCGTCTCGGACGTCTCCCATGAGCTCCGCACCCCGCTGACCACGATCCGCATGGCATCGTCCGTGCTCGACGCCCGCAGCCAGGATCTTCCCGGCGAGCTGCGCCGCACCACGGAGCTCCTCTCGGCGCAGGTCCAGCGCTTCGAGGTGCTGCTGGCGGATCTCCTGGAGATCTCCCGGTTCGACGCCGGGGCCGCGGAGCTCGAGGCCAGCCGGCAGGACATCGACGCGCTCGTCGAACGGGCCCTCGAGGACGTCCGACCGCTCGCGAGCGACCGGGGGTGCGCGCTGGACCTGCACCTGGCCGGGGACGATGTGGTGGCCATCGTCGACGCGCGGCGCATCGACCGGATCCTGCGGAATCTCCTGACCAATGCGATCGAGCACGGCGCCGGGCATCCCGTGCTGGTGCAGACCGCCTCGGATGCGGACTCCGTCGCGGTGGTCGTCCAGGATCACGGCCATGGGATCTCCCCGGAGGCCGCGCAGCGCGTGTTCGACCGCTTCTGGCGGGCGGACCCCTCGCGTGCGCGGAC is part of the Brachybacterium ginsengisoli genome and encodes:
- the mtrA gene encoding MtrAB system response regulator MtrA, with translation MTSMTTTSRILVVDDDQAIAEMVGIVLRGKGYEVATSPDGASALETFPRLRPDLVLLDLMLPGMDGIEVCRRLRHESGVPIIMLTARTDTADVVEGLEAGADDYLTKPFEPEELVARIKARVRRVDEPTTEKLSIGDLTIDVDGHEVRRGEDLISLTPLEFDLLTQLARKPWQVFTRDVLLRDVWGYRHSADTRLVNVHVQRLRSKIEHDPENPEIVVTVRGVGYRAGGGS
- the mtrB gene encoding MtrAB system histidine kinase MtrB — its product is MSTFLDDGRAVSRSMRLARAADPRSWPLALRVVMVTTLLALVALLTVGAYLSSVIADGLYEQRRDRVLEDTLEVRGDLSETLSEVSGATSTQQQDAVNAFVQTAGGQGGGDRREVVLIPVETSGTLLPVASSDGSLFNEIDDELSAAVGEQPDSLSWRSIGREDAAGRTHPALLVGTRVIVPGGGSYDLYLVYSLEEEQESLAFVQRVILGGGTVLLALIVGIAIVVARMVTTPLKRAAHAAERLAAGDLTSRVEVEGGDELARVGDSFNEMARNLEQKVADLTELSHVQQRFVSDVSHELRTPLTTIRMASSVLDARSQDLPGELRRTTELLSAQVQRFEVLLADLLEISRFDAGAAELEASRQDIDALVERALEDVRPLASDRGCALDLHLAGDDVVAIVDARRIDRILRNLLTNAIEHGAGHPVLVQTASDADSVAVVVQDHGHGISPEAAQRVFDRFWRADPSRARTLGGTGLGLSISAEDARLHDGWLQAWGREGEGAVFRLTIPRRPGAVLSRSPLLLERPFDGSAAAAAVSSTPTGEIRVGPGLLPDLDGTAEDPPAGPEDTGGER